The Amycolatopsis sp. 195334CR genome window below encodes:
- a CDS encoding NADP-dependent malic enzyme, producing MNADSTPVTDEEIFTGHEGGKLSVAAQRPISVARDLSIAYTPGVAKVSRAIAEDRALARQYTWAERLVVVVSDGTAVLGLGDIGPSASLPVMEGKSVLFKTFADLDSIPLVLNTTDVDEIVETLVRLRPSYGAVNLEDIAAPRCFELEDKLKAALDCPVMHDDQHGTAIVALAALRGANLVLDKNLADQRVVISGAGAAGVACARILQAAGIGEVTVLDSKGIIHEGRDGLNAVKQGLASSTNASGLTGGLPEAIRGADVFLGLSGSTIEEELLATMAGDSIVFALSNPDPEIHPDVAAKYASIVATGRSDFPNQINNVLAFPGVFRGALDSGARAITERMKIAAADAIVAVASDDLGPDRIVPSPLDPRVALEVAAAVAKAAGEDGVDS from the coding sequence ATGAACGCAGACAGCACGCCGGTGACCGACGAGGAGATCTTCACCGGTCACGAAGGCGGCAAGCTCTCCGTGGCCGCCCAGCGGCCGATCTCGGTCGCGCGTGACCTGTCGATCGCCTACACGCCCGGCGTGGCCAAGGTCAGCCGCGCCATCGCCGAGGACCGCGCGCTCGCCAGGCAGTACACCTGGGCCGAGCGGCTGGTCGTGGTGGTCAGCGACGGCACCGCGGTGCTCGGCCTCGGCGACATCGGCCCGAGCGCCTCGCTGCCGGTGATGGAGGGCAAGTCGGTCCTGTTCAAGACCTTCGCCGACCTGGACTCGATCCCGCTGGTGCTCAACACCACCGACGTGGACGAGATCGTCGAGACGCTGGTCCGGCTGCGCCCGTCCTACGGCGCGGTGAACCTGGAGGACATCGCCGCGCCGCGCTGCTTCGAGCTGGAGGACAAGCTCAAGGCCGCGCTCGACTGCCCGGTCATGCACGACGACCAGCACGGCACCGCGATCGTGGCGCTGGCCGCGCTGCGCGGGGCGAACCTGGTGCTCGACAAGAACCTCGCCGACCAGCGGGTGGTGATCTCCGGGGCCGGCGCGGCGGGCGTGGCCTGCGCGCGGATCCTGCAGGCCGCCGGCATCGGTGAGGTCACCGTGCTGGACTCCAAGGGCATCATCCACGAGGGCCGCGACGGGCTGAACGCGGTGAAGCAGGGGCTGGCTTCGTCGACCAACGCCAGCGGGCTCACCGGCGGGCTGCCGGAGGCGATCCGGGGCGCCGACGTGTTCCTCGGGCTGTCCGGCTCCACCATCGAGGAGGAGCTGCTGGCCACCATGGCCGGTGACTCGATCGTGTTCGCACTGTCCAACCCGGACCCGGAGATCCACCCGGACGTGGCGGCGAAGTACGCCTCGATCGTGGCCACCGGGCGCAGCGACTTCCCGAACCAGATCAACAACGTGCTGGCCTTCCCCGGTGTGTTCCGCGGCGCGCTCGACTCGGGGGCGCGGGCGATCACCGAACGGATGAAGATCGCCGCCGCGGACGCCATCGTCGCGGTCGCCTCGGACGACCTCGGCCCGGACCGCATCGTGCCGAGCCCGCTCGACCCGCGGGTCGCCCTCGAAGTGGCCGCGGCCGTCGCGAAGGCAGCCGGTGAGGACGGCGTCGACTCCTAG
- a CDS encoding dTDP-4-dehydrorhamnose 3,5-epimerase family protein — MQVRQLAVRDCFEFNPPQFPDHRGLFTAPFQEEVFREAVGHPLHLAQVNFSTSRRGTIRGIHFADTPPGQAKYIHCPRGALLDVAVDLRVGSPTFGAWDAVRLDAGNQRSIYLAEGIGHSFIALEDDTAMTYLCSVGFNPSAEHGVNPLDPELGLPWPTDLEHILSEKDRNAPSLAQMAAEGRLPTYEACVARYEELRGAISSQ, encoded by the coding sequence ATGCAGGTGCGCCAGTTGGCCGTGCGGGATTGCTTCGAGTTCAACCCGCCCCAATTCCCCGACCACCGCGGGCTGTTCACCGCCCCGTTCCAGGAAGAGGTGTTCCGCGAAGCGGTCGGCCACCCGCTCCACCTCGCGCAGGTGAACTTCAGCACCTCGCGCCGCGGCACCATTCGCGGCATCCACTTCGCCGACACGCCGCCGGGCCAGGCCAAGTACATCCACTGCCCGCGGGGTGCCCTGCTCGACGTGGCGGTCGACCTCCGCGTCGGCTCGCCCACCTTCGGTGCCTGGGACGCGGTCCGGCTGGACGCCGGGAACCAGCGCTCGATCTACCTCGCGGAGGGCATCGGCCACAGCTTCATCGCGCTCGAGGACGACACCGCGATGACGTACCTGTGCTCCGTCGGCTTCAACCCGTCCGCCGAGCACGGCGTCAACCCGCTCGACCCGGAACTCGGCCTGCCCTGGCCCACCGACCTGGAGCACATTCTGTCCGAAAAGGACCGGAACGCGCCGTCGCTGGCGCAGATGGCCGCCGAAGGCCGCCTGCCCACCTATGAAGCGTGCGTGGCGCGCTACGAGGAACTCCGCGGCGCTATTTCTTCCCAGTGA
- a CDS encoding bis-aminopropyl spermidine synthase family protein — protein MSSLNEVLASHGVHQRPLRTALALLGDGWIRFDELIRRAAAPRRSVEELLDSLGADLERDGDAVRLRPSASARYAEFRPRTEKSAPDLLAEMTRLIERVPPPLPALDHVQATAETVVRRAVWLDAQYELGRLLFLGDHDLTSLAVHRLRPDAELTVVDLDERVLAYVEEHSGGAIRTLHADLRVGLPHAVAGSADLVFSDPPYTPEGMGLFAARGVEALADPPLGRLLLAYGYSPRHPALGAQVQQELLRLGLTFEAILPDFHAYHGAQAIGAAADLYVCQPTAKARKQKVKQGIYTHGPQSVESAGASAALMDRVRELAERPSVETARADWSKPINGEALAFDLRADPGPWLLRVLLAANAPRLAVLVPNSHPDLVNAEAQAALHDLVGRKYRLKLLRSLPDNKHAVVVADLVDSPAVPLTRAHARLANVPGVPLALHPYRLIDLPRHVLQDLLPTL, from the coding sequence GTGAGTTCACTGAACGAGGTCCTGGCGTCCCACGGGGTGCACCAGCGTCCGCTGCGCACGGCGCTCGCCCTGCTCGGGGACGGCTGGATCCGGTTCGACGAGCTGATCCGGCGGGCCGCGGCACCGCGCCGGAGTGTGGAGGAACTACTGGATTCGCTCGGTGCCGACCTCGAACGCGACGGGGACGCGGTCCGGCTGCGGCCGTCCGCATCGGCGCGGTACGCGGAATTCCGGCCACGCACCGAGAAATCCGCCCCCGACCTGCTGGCGGAGATGACGCGGCTGATCGAGCGCGTGCCGCCGCCGCTGCCCGCGCTGGACCACGTCCAGGCCACCGCGGAAACCGTGGTGCGCCGCGCGGTGTGGCTCGACGCACAGTACGAACTCGGCAGGCTGCTCTTCCTCGGTGACCACGACCTCACCTCGCTCGCCGTGCACCGGCTGCGGCCGGACGCCGAGTTGACCGTGGTCGACCTCGACGAGCGCGTGCTGGCCTATGTGGAGGAACACTCCGGCGGCGCGATCCGCACGCTGCACGCCGATCTGCGCGTCGGCCTGCCGCACGCCGTGGCCGGCAGCGCGGACCTGGTGTTCAGCGATCCGCCGTACACGCCCGAGGGCATGGGCCTGTTCGCCGCGCGCGGGGTGGAGGCGCTGGCGGACCCGCCGCTGGGCAGGCTGCTGCTGGCCTACGGGTACAGCCCGCGGCACCCGGCGCTGGGCGCCCAGGTGCAGCAGGAACTCCTGCGGCTGGGGCTGACCTTCGAGGCGATCCTGCCGGACTTCCACGCGTACCACGGCGCGCAGGCGATCGGCGCGGCCGCGGACCTGTACGTCTGCCAGCCGACCGCGAAGGCGCGCAAGCAGAAGGTCAAGCAGGGCATCTACACGCACGGGCCGCAGTCGGTGGAGTCCGCCGGCGCTTCGGCGGCCCTGATGGACCGCGTGCGCGAGCTCGCCGAGCGGCCGTCGGTGGAAACGGCGCGCGCGGACTGGTCGAAGCCGATCAACGGCGAGGCGCTGGCCTTCGACCTGCGCGCGGACCCTGGCCCGTGGCTGCTGCGCGTCCTGCTGGCGGCCAACGCGCCCCGGCTGGCGGTCCTGGTGCCGAACTCGCACCCGGACCTGGTCAACGCCGAGGCCCAGGCCGCGCTGCACGACCTGGTCGGCCGGAAGTACCGGCTGAAGCTGCTGCGGAGCCTGCCGGACAACAAGCACGCGGTGGTGGTCGCCGATCTGGTCGACTCCCCCGCGGTGCCGCTGACCAGGGCGCACGCGCGCCTGGCCAACGTGCCGGGGGTACCGCTGGCGCTGCACCCGTACCGCCTGATCGACCTGCCCCGGCACGTGCTCCAGGACCTGCTGCCGACCCTCTGA